From Cydia fagiglandana chromosome 24, ilCydFagi1.1, whole genome shotgun sequence, a single genomic window includes:
- the LOC134676492 gene encoding uncharacterized protein LOC134676492 produces the protein MINMRLSKFGFNLCANYARHRPFQAPSREMTLPPRDSEGDLPELGGISSKKKAKRPAPPGYASPKIQQKQETPNPDKVVPKDSTKKFVPMPDLACYMTYNELLKSIKPILQKYFAMMLKYSQFQLLWKKFRHP, from the exons ATGATAAACATGAGGCTGTCGAAATTTGGATTTAATCTTTGTGCAAATTACG CCCGGCACCGTCCGTTCCAAGCGCCGAGCCGCGAGATGACCCTCCCGCCGCGCGACAGCGAGGGTGACCTTCCCGAGCTGGGCGGCATCAGCTCCAAGAAGAAGGCCAAGCGCCCCGCACCCCCCGGCTACGCCTCCCCTAAGATCCAGCAGAAGCAAGAAACCCCTAACCCCGACAAGGTAGTCCCCAAAGACAGCACCAAAAAATTCGTCCCGATGCCGGACTTAGCGTGCTACATGACGTATAACGAGCTCCTGAAGAGCATTAAGCCTATTTTGCAGAAGTATTTTGCGATGATGCTAAAATATAGTCAGTTTCAACTGCTTTGGAAGAAGTTCAGACATCCTTAG
- the LOC134676675 gene encoding transcription factor VBP-like has product MSMNLPLRPGALFAAQRRAGGPPPTAELQPLLTTSTAARWQPSAYCGATTTSYHQVNINNMSMNLPLRPGALFAAQRRAGGPPPTTELQPLLTTRLLIEEERLKDKQGEPSQSSSSAFVAKKIEKKDAKCFKCNLRGHFQNVPSVVGPLLAALPPPPCLPYCQHLPMRSPPPLHGLSEEARRRGEKRPIPAELKDEKYFERRRRNNQAAKKSRDARRVREDQIAWRACLLEQENASLRAHVAALRQEALALRALLAADETAVPTSTTAD; this is encoded by the exons ATGAGCATGAACCTGCCTCTACGGCCTGGAGCCCTGTTCGCAGCACAGCGGCGCGCTGGCGGCCCTCCGCCTACTGCGGAGCTACAACCACTGCTTACCACCAG CACAGCGGCGCGCTGGCAGCCCTCCGCCTACTGCGGAGCTACAACCACTTCTTACCACCAGGTAAACATAAACAACATGAGCATGAACCTGCCTCTACGGCCTGGAGCCCTGTTCGCAGCACAGCGGCGCGCTGGCGGCCCTCCGCCTACTACGGAGCTACAACCACTTCTTACCACCAG GTTGTTAATAGAAGAGGAGCGGTTGAAAGATAAACAGGGCGAGCCTTCGCAGTCATCGTCATCGGCCTTTGTTGCGAAGAAAATAGAAAAGAAAGACGCGAAGTGCTTTAAGTGTAATCTTCGGGGACATTTTCAAA acGTGCCCAGCGTGGTGGGTCCCCTGCTGgccgcgctgccgccgccgccgtgccTGCCCTACTGCCAGCACCTGCCCATGCGCAGCCCGCCAC CGCTCCACGGTCTGTCGGAAGAGGCCCGCCGTCGCGGCGAGAAGCGACCAATCCCCGCCGAGTTAAAGGACGAGAAATACTTCGAGCGGCGCCGGCGCAACAACCAGGCTGCCAAGAAGTCCAGAGACGCGCGCCGAGTAAGAGAGGACCAG ATTGCATGGCGAGCCTGCCTTCTCGAGCAAGAAAACGCTTCATTGCGCGCACATGTGGCGGCGCTCAGACAAGAGGCGTTAGCGCTGAGGGCGCTGCTAGCGGCTGATGAGACCGCCGTCCCTACTAGCACCACGGCTGACTAG